The following coding sequences are from one Danaus plexippus chromosome 13 unlocalized genomic scaffold, MEX_DaPlex mxdp_15, whole genome shotgun sequence window:
- the LOC116770247 gene encoding uncharacterized protein LOC116770247 has translation MWYSNILGYLRSESIEMLEYAKCGDSTISMIPTAIWTAGSAALAQRLISALFRRFMFRRIPLWEIILQRLLFIWMVIYSIHFWLIVVNVIKLLIEYCYQTNSGVMTSEELEQQYLMQQWTVWMVSVMPAVLFAHTRNKDTTPPPIIWITTSPWQRREMGAYGYYLDRPFSSLEPPSTTVQQRALTLRKAFSDSKTIIKEPPRKRRYSKSV, from the exons atgtggtATTCAAATATTCTTGGATATTTAAGATCTGAAAGCATCGAG ATGTTGGAATACGCCAAGTGTGGTGACAGTACCATCTCGATGATACCGACAGCGATCTGGACAGCTGGCTCGGCTGCACTCGCTCAAAGGCTTATATCAGCACTCTTCAGGAGATTCATGTTCCGACGGATCCCACTGTGGGAGATCATACTACAG CGACTTCTATTCATCTGGATGGTTATATACAGCATACACTTCTGGCTGATTGTCGTCAACGTCATAAAATTGCTCATTGAATACTGCTACCAAACg AACTCGGGTGTGATGACGTCAGAGGAGTTGGAGCAGCAGTATTTGATGCAGCAATGGACTGTATGGATGGTGTCCGTGATGCCCGCCGTGCTCTTCGCCCACACTAGGAACAAGGACACGACGCCACCGCCCATAATATG GATAACCACAAGCCCGTGGCAACGTCGCGAAATGGGTGCGTACGGGTACTACCTCGACCGACCCTTCTCGTCTCTGGAACCACCTTCTACGACAGTTCAACAACGAGCGCTCACCTTGAGAAAAGCGTTCAGTGACTCCAAAACTATCATCAAAGAGCCGCCGAGAAAAAGACGATATTCCAAATCTGTATAG
- the LOC133320216 gene encoding LOW QUALITY PROTEIN: probable ATP-dependent RNA helicase DDX56 (The sequence of the model RefSeq protein was modified relative to this genomic sequence to represent the inferred CDS: inserted 3 bases in 2 codons): MSEDKKVMFHEMELDDRLLKAISQLGWPHPTLIQETAIPLLLEGKDVLMRARTGSGKTAAFTIPVIQKILNLKNTSAHQCIRALILSPSKELCGQITSVVGHLTLKCAREVRCIDISSNGDMQIQKSLLADKPDIVVSTPSRVLAHLKANNVRLKEDIAMLVVDEADLVFSFGYENEIKELLEHLPKIYQAVLASATLSDDVLSLKKIVLRNPVTLKLEEPELAPSTQLQHYHLFAEEDDKAAILYALLKLNLIRGKTIIFVRTVDRCYKLKLYLEQFKIGSCVLNSELPAAVRCMSVEQFNRGRYQIIVASDEKAWRNRTGXMMLEETGKKKQKSKRRKDKESGVSRGIDFQHVSNVINFDFPLDVTAYVHRAGRTARGTSQGSVLSFVSIREKPLMNAVKEHLTKCFNGQKVLQKYSFALDEVEGFRYRSRDAWRAVTRVAVREARLSEIRRELLNCKRLQGYFEEXPTDLALKRDKALHTVRLQPQLAHVPEYLLPAALRTDGPEPEPAAPDAPPAKKKKQQNFGSVKRHKYQARQRDPLKSFEVKAASASPSKT; encoded by the exons ATGAGTGAAGACAAAAAGGTTATGTTCCATGAAATGGAACTGGATGATCGATTATTAAAG GCTATATCTCAGTTGGGATGGCCTCACCCGACACTGATTCAAGAAACGGCTATCCCATTGTTATTAGAGGGCAAAGATGTACTCATGAGGGCCAGGACGGGATCAGGCAAGACAGCAGCTTTCACAATACCTGTCATACAAAAGATTTTGAATCTTAAAAATACCAGTGCACACCAATGTATAAGAGCCCTTATATTATCTCCAAGTAAGGAGCTGTGCGGACAG ATAACTTCTGTGGTTGGTCATTTAACACTGAAATGTGCAAGAGAAGTCCGTTGTATAGACATTTCCTCCAACGGTGACATGCAGATACAGAAGTCTTTACTGGCTGACAAGCCTGATATAGTAGTGTCCACACCATCACGAGTATTGGCCCACTTGAAGGCTAATAATGTAAGGTTGAAGGAGGATATAGCCATGTTGGTTGTGGATGAAGCGGATTTGGTATTCTCATTTGGTTATGAAAACGAAATTAAGGAACTTCTTGA ACATTTACCGAAGATATATCAAGCTGTTCTAGCCTCAGCTACACTTTCCGATGATGTTTTAAGTCTGAAAAAGATAGTCCTCAGAAATCCGGTGACATTAAAGCTCGAAGAACCAGAGCTGGCACCGTCTACACAATTACAGCATTATCATTTGTTTGCCGAAGAAGATGATAAAGCGGCCATACTCTATGCATTGCTGAAATTAAATCTCATCAGAGGAAAGACCATCATATTTGTTAGGACGGTTGACCGATGTTACAA ATTGAAGTTATACTTGGAGCAATTTAAAATCGGCTCATGTGTACTGAATTCTGAGTTGCCGGCGGCTGTACGGTGTATGTCTGTGGAGCAGTTTAACAGAGGTCGGTACCAGATTATCGTGGCCTCTGATGAGAAGGCGTGGAGGAACCGGACGGG CATGATGCTGGAGGAGACGGGCAAGAAGAAG caAAAATCAAAACGTAGGAAGGACAAGGAGTCGGGCGTGTCCCGGGGCATCGACTTCCAGCATGTGTCTAACGTTATAAACTTCGACTTCCCCCTGGATGTGACGGCCTACGTGCATCGGGCGGGCCGGACGGCTAGAGGGACTAGTCAG GGCTCCGTGCTGTCGTTTGTGTCCATCAGAGAGAAACCGCTCATGAATGCTGTGAAAGAACATCTAACTAAATGTTTCAATGGGCAGAAAGTTTTACA GAAGTATTCTTTCGCGTTGGACGAGGTGGAGGGTTTCCGGTACCGGTCACGGGACGCGTGGCGCGCCGTCACACGGGTGGCCGTCAGGGAGGCGAGGCTGAGCGAGATCAGGAGGGAGCTGCTCAACTGCAAGAGACTACAG GGCTACTTCGAGG ATCCAACAGACCTGGCCCTGAAGCGCGATAAGGCCCTTCACACCGTGCGCCTGCAGCCGCAGCTGGCTCACGTACCGGAGTACCTCCTGCCGGCCGCGCTCCGGACGGACGGCCCTGAGCCCGAGCCGGCGGCGCCGGACGCGCCCCCCGCCAAGAAAAAGAAGCAGCAGAACTTCGGCAGCGTGAAGAGACATAAGTACCAA GCCCGGCAGCGAGATCCCCTCAAGAGCTTCGAGGTGAAGGCTGCCAGCGCGTCGCCGTCCAAGACTTAG
- the LOC133320224 gene encoding sodium-dependent serotonin transporter-like — protein MPSAAFSAPATTSAISTASTSVSAPAPLDTPTSPTQNDHTFTQPANNSHKARSMVVSLTPERQRETWAKKAEFLLAVVGFAVDLGNVWRFPYICYQNGGGAFLIPYCVMLLFGGLPLFFMELALGQFHRCGCLTLWKRICPALKGVGYAICMIDIYMGMYYNTIIGWAVYYLVASLASINSVLPWTSCDNEWNTPLCSPVTSPQNNPNATTPAKEFFERNVLEQQRSNGLDDMGPIKPSLALCVFGVFVLVYFSLWKGVRSAGKVVWVTALAPYVVLLILLARGVTLPGATEGIRYYLTPEWHKLQNTKVWVDAASQIFFSLGPGFGTLLALSSYNKFNNNCYRDAIITSSINCLTSFLAGFVIFSVLGYMAHVQNKSIEEVGLEGPGLVFIVYPEAIATMTGSVFWAIIFFLMLITLGLDSTFGGLEAVTTALCDEYPRALGRHREVFVAFLLLFIYICALPTTTYGGVYLVDLLNVYGPGLAILFVVFAEAAGVCWVYGVGRFSEDVRTMLGHKPGWFWRTCWSYISPVFLLVLFIFSVLSHEEMLGGEYEYPRWSIRAGWAMTATTVSCIPVYIIYKFIITPGSFLTRIRTMKRPVESPVPVPAPSGL, from the exons ATGCCGTCCGCCGCATTCTCCGCGCCCGCCACCACCTCCGCCATCAGCACCGCCTCCACCTCCGTCTCCGCTCCCGCTCCGCTCGACACTCCAACCTCACCTACACAAAACGACCACACCTTCACACAACCAGCCAACAAT AGCCACAAGGCCCGATCAATGGTGGTATCTCTGACTCCGGAGCGTCAGCGTGAGACATGGGCGAAGAAAGCGGAGTTCCTCCTTGCTGTGGTGGGGTTCGCTGTGGACCTCGGGAACGTGTGGCGGTTCCCCTACATCTGCTACCAGAACGGCGGTG GTGCTTTCCTGATACCATACTGCGTGATGCTATTATTCGGTGGACTACCGCTGTTCTTCATGGAGCTGGCTCTGGGGCAGTTCCACAGATGCGGATGTTTAACACTTTGGAAGAGAATCTGCCCCGCATTAAAAG GGGTAGGTTACGCCATATGCATGATCGATATCTACATGGGCATGTACTACAACACGATCATCGGCTGGGCGGTTTACTACCTCGTGGCATCCCTGGCCTCCATCAACTCCGTGCTGCCCTGGACTAGTTGCGACAACGAATGGAACACTCCTCTCTGCTCACCAGTTACATCCCCGCAGAACAATCCTAATGCTACCACGCCGGCTAAAGAATTCTTTGA ACGTAACGTTTTGGAACAACAGCGATCCAACGGCCTGGATGATATGGGCCCTATAAAACCATCGCTTGCTCTTTGCGTCTTCGGTGTCTTCGTATTGGTATACTTTTCTTTATGGAAAGGTGTAAGAAGTGCTGGCAAG GTGGTGTGGGTCACAGCATTAGCTCCGTACGTAGTGCTTCTGATATTGCTGGCAAGAGGGGTCACGCTTCCCGGTGCTACTGAAGGCATTCGATACTATTTAACACCTGAGTGGCATAAGCTACAGAATACAAAG GTGTGGGTGGATGCGGCCTCTCAAATATTCTTCTCTCTGGGTCCGGGCTTTGGCACACTTCTGGCTTTGTCCAGCTACAACAAGTTCAACAACAACTGCTACCGCGACGCTATCATCACCTCCTCAATCAACTGCCTCACCAGCTTCCTCGCTGGATTTGTTATATTCTCCGTTTTAGg TTACATGGCACACGTTCAGAACAAGAGCATCGAGGAGGTAGGTCTCGAAGGTCCGGGGCTAGTGTTCATCGTTTACCCGGAGGCCATCGCCACTATGACCGGTTCAGTCTTTTGGGCCATCATCTTCTTCCTCATGCTCATCACCCTCGGATTAGACAGCACTTTTGGAG GTCTGGAGGCAGTCACCACAGCTCTATGTGACGAGTATCCCCGCGCACTCGGACGGCACCGCGAAGTGTTCGTCGCCTTTTTGTTGCTCTTTATATACATCTGCGCTCTTCCTACCACAACATAC GGCGGGGTATACCTAGTCGATTTATTGAACGTGTATGGACCGGGTCTGGCGATCCTGTTTGTTGTGTTCGCGGAGGCCGCTGGCGTGTGCTGGGTGTACGGTGTGGGGCGTTTCTCAGAGGATGTGAGGACAATGTTAGGACACAAACCTGGCTGGTTCTGGAGAACCTGCTGGTCTTACATCAG CCCTGTGTTCCTGCTGGTGCTGTTTATCTTCTCGGTGCTATCGCACGAGGAGATGCTGGGTGGAGAGTACGAGTACCCTCGCTGGTCGATCCGCGCCGGCTGGGCGATGACCGCCACCACCGTCTCCTGCATTCCAGTCTACATCATCTACAAGTTCATCATCACACCTGGCAGCTTCCTCACT CGTATAAGGACAATGAAACGCCCAGTGGAATCACCAGTTCCAGTTCCAGCGCCCAGTGGCCTGTGA
- the LOC116770243 gene encoding uncharacterized protein LOC116770243 isoform X2 — MAGKTNLYESQLECIARWLSCNGEVWGMGPTAVFASAAALFLYNELEATIFIAGDHAHVSPLEKTLVSTMVLGMLALMIHLWVCSMRFFQYYLDTLIKDSPNMLLEMTTASLLGQTDMVPLGPLTRFLKQQQPQIHITVCWFLSLCYADYVRKHYCQRFNMPYLEQWQTELHARATHGVNTTMQKVNSFVGAIHQRLRGYSATPLTSDAHTVRATRAACHARARRKVLAFSACPVTARWTRYKNSEPILRKTDVRAAVRRTPASVLLALPSKETISDRRPWWCQELDDK; from the exons ATGGCGGGAAAAACT AACCTATACGAATCCCAGTTAGAGTGCATCGCGCGATGGCTGAGCTGCAACGGGGAGGTGTGGGGGATGGGCCCGACGGCGGTGTTCGCGAGCGCAGCGGCGCTGTTCCTCTACAACGAGCTGGAGGCGACCATCTTTATAGCAGGCGACCACGCACACGTTTCGCCGCTCGAGAAAACTCTCGTg TCCACAATGGTGCTCGGAATGCTGGCGCTGATGATACACCTCTGGGTGTGCTCAATGCGCTTCTTTCAGTACTATCTGGACACTCTCATTAAAGAT AGCCCCAACATGCTATTAGAGATGACCACCGCTAGTCTCCTGGGTCAGACGGATATGGTTCCCCTGGGACCGCTGACCCGCTTCCTTAAACAGCAACAGCCTCAAATCCATATAACCGTGTGCTGGTTCCTGTCGCTGTGCTACGCCGACTACGTAAGGAAGCACTATTGTCAACGATTTAACATGCCCTATCTGGAACAGTG GCAAACAGAGCTCCACGCGCGCGCCACACACGGCGTGAACACCACCATGCAGAAAGTGAACAGTTTCGTGGGGGCTATCCATCAGCGGCTGAGAGGCTACTCCGCTACGCCACTAACTTCTGACGCACATAC AGTGAGAGCTACTCGAGCCGCGTGCCATGCTCGGGCACGTCGCAAAGTGCTCGCCTTCTCGGCATGTCCAGTGACAGCGCGGTGGACGCGATACAAAAACTCAGAACCTATATTACG GAAAACCGATGTCCGTGCAGCAGTGCGCCGCACGCCGGCGAGCGTACTTCTAGCACTTCCATCAAAAGAAACGATCAGTGATCGCCGGCCCTGGTGGTGTCAGGAGTTGgatgacaaataa
- the LOC116770243 gene encoding uncharacterized protein LOC116770243 isoform X1 translates to MAGKTVSFNTHCNLYESQLECIARWLSCNGEVWGMGPTAVFASAAALFLYNELEATIFIAGDHAHVSPLEKTLVSTMVLGMLALMIHLWVCSMRFFQYYLDTLIKDSPNMLLEMTTASLLGQTDMVPLGPLTRFLKQQQPQIHITVCWFLSLCYADYVRKHYCQRFNMPYLEQWQTELHARATHGVNTTMQKVNSFVGAIHQRLRGYSATPLTSDAHTVRATRAACHARARRKVLAFSACPVTARWTRYKNSEPILRKTDVRAAVRRTPASVLLALPSKETISDRRPWWCQELDDK, encoded by the exons ATGGCGGGAAAAACTGTAAGCTTCAATACACATTGC AACCTATACGAATCCCAGTTAGAGTGCATCGCGCGATGGCTGAGCTGCAACGGGGAGGTGTGGGGGATGGGCCCGACGGCGGTGTTCGCGAGCGCAGCGGCGCTGTTCCTCTACAACGAGCTGGAGGCGACCATCTTTATAGCAGGCGACCACGCACACGTTTCGCCGCTCGAGAAAACTCTCGTg TCCACAATGGTGCTCGGAATGCTGGCGCTGATGATACACCTCTGGGTGTGCTCAATGCGCTTCTTTCAGTACTATCTGGACACTCTCATTAAAGAT AGCCCCAACATGCTATTAGAGATGACCACCGCTAGTCTCCTGGGTCAGACGGATATGGTTCCCCTGGGACCGCTGACCCGCTTCCTTAAACAGCAACAGCCTCAAATCCATATAACCGTGTGCTGGTTCCTGTCGCTGTGCTACGCCGACTACGTAAGGAAGCACTATTGTCAACGATTTAACATGCCCTATCTGGAACAGTG GCAAACAGAGCTCCACGCGCGCGCCACACACGGCGTGAACACCACCATGCAGAAAGTGAACAGTTTCGTGGGGGCTATCCATCAGCGGCTGAGAGGCTACTCCGCTACGCCACTAACTTCTGACGCACATAC AGTGAGAGCTACTCGAGCCGCGTGCCATGCTCGGGCACGTCGCAAAGTGCTCGCCTTCTCGGCATGTCCAGTGACAGCGCGGTGGACGCGATACAAAAACTCAGAACCTATATTACG GAAAACCGATGTCCGTGCAGCAGTGCGCCGCACGCCGGCGAGCGTACTTCTAGCACTTCCATCAAAAGAAACGATCAGTGATCGCCGGCCCTGGTGGTGTCAGGAGTTGgatgacaaataa